The following is a genomic window from Neomonachus schauinslandi chromosome 15, ASM220157v2, whole genome shotgun sequence.
aacttggaaaaaaataaaaaagaaaatcttacaaataaaaatgagaacataagAGGGGCCCCTCTGTGAATTAATGAAAGCTTCTAGCCAGCAGCTGCTCAGAGGGCCGAGCTGACCCTGGAGCCAAGGGGCCCACAAACTGCACTTTTGGGGCCCCCATCTGGGTGACTGCAGCCTGCTGGGGATGCCGGAAActtgttaaaaatcaaaaaagtcaaaacaaaaatcGGGAGGAAGTAATCAAAACCAAGTGAGAAGGAACAATGAGTCCCTATTGACTctgggcctcctccctccttgcccctcaccccccagggaAAATGTGTTCATCTTTGATGCTGGACGCCAAGCGAGCTAAAAACTGACATGAAcagcccctggggctgggggtgggtgggcacagGAGACAGGTGTCCCCTGGAAGCAGGTCTCGGGGTAGAGAGTAAGCTGGGCTGCCTGTGTCCACAGCTGACcatccacatacacacacacacacacacacagacacaccggCCCGCACACCTCCGGCTGCCGCGGCCCCCCCAGGAGTACGCGGGGGCTGGCGAGAGCGGGCCACGGTGCTGCggaggggcctggggggagggaagCTGCGGGCAGCCCTCATCCTACTCCCTGATGTGAGGAAAGGGGCGACAGGACACAGAAGGGATGCGGCGGACACAGCCCCACGAGTGGCGCGGAGGCCCTGCTGGCCTCTGGGGCCTCAGAAAACTGGGCAAAGCGGGCGTCCCAGGCTGCTCCCCAGAGGGCCAGACGTCCTTACTGGGCAGCTGCCCGTCCGGGCGGACCTGCCTCCCTCAAAGTCCCCGAGGGCACCGAGGGGCAAGTCCTCCCCCAAGCTTCCATCTAGGCCTTGGTCCCTCCGGGCACTGGTCAGGGGTCCAGgtcactctcctccctcccaccccatcctggCTGTGGCGCCAGGCCCTCCTCGTCACAGCTGGTGCCCAGGGCCAGGCCGCCCTGCCTCCTTACCATGGTTCCGATGCTGTAGGTCGCCGCGGGGCCGATGGTGTGGTGGTAGGGGTCAGCGGCTGCATAGACTCTGCCGTAACTGGGGAGacagcacagggagggagggagggaggcgtgGGGGGGGCAATGGGGGCAGGTGAGGGGCCGCAACAGGTCTCCCGCCTCCTCCCAGACAGTTGGTGAGCGTCCTCCAGGGTGGTCCCACCTGCCAGCCACTCCCCACACCCCCGCCCAGCCTCCTCCCCGTCTTTCCTGCCCATTTAGAAGGAAGTGTCCGGGACACAGCTGGCCACCCTCTCAAGTCTCCCAGTGTCCGCTCACCCTGACAAGGGGCCACACGGAAGGAAAAAGGAGTGCCCACAGAGCTGCTCTGGAGGGAAGAAAACCTCGACCCCCCGGAAGAACAAGGGCGGAGTGCTGCGGAAAGGCTCAGAGCAGGACGGGAGGCCGTGGGGGCAGGCGGGGAGGCCACCATGAAGGAAGCGGCACTGTGTCCTCTCCACTTATTGTGTGTGTGGAATGCCTGCTTCTTGTAGCACAGGGCTGGGCCTGCTGTGCACCCCACaaacccccactcccccccaacACATGCGATGGCAGGGGTCTGAGGGTGCCGCTGGGCAGGAGGGAACCCGAGCCCATCAGTGCCAGGCGCGGGGACTCCCACACATCCCTAAGCAGGGGCTCTGTGCCCATGTGCCAGGCCAGGCCACTCCTGCGGGGAGCCCCGGGGACCTGCCCTCACTGCCCAGAGCCTCCCGCCATCCTCTGCGTGTGCTCGAAGCTGGGCAGGAGGCTGGCTGCTCTCCAACGGCCACACTGCCCACCTGGTGTCCTCACACCCCCCCCACCAGGAGGGTGCACTCACAGCCTCTCCTCAGCGTGAAAGGGTCTCAGACCCGGCAGCCCTGAGCGGGGTCCGAGGGGCGCCCGGGGGCAGAAGCAGAGCCTCCGAACTCCCCTGCTCACCCGGGGCCTCCAGCGCTCAGGGAGGGCTCAGGCCTCCAGGGCTGGGAATCAGAGGAGAACTGAACGGTGGGGGGTGGCACGGCCTCCCCAGCCATGCCAGCAGCAAGTGACTAAAGAAATCGGGGGCTCGCTGGCTCAGCGCTCTCTGTCCAGACCCTGCGCCACCAGGAGGAGGCTCCCCCAGGCCTGAGCCGCGGGTACGTCTTCCCGTCTATCTGAGCCCACCCCTCCAGGGGCCCTGTTGTCCCACTGGCCCTCTTCACCCCGACCCTGTCCCATACCTGTCGCTGTAGGCTGCTGCGGCTGCCGCAGGCTGAGCGTATCTGTAGGCTGCGTAGCCCCcctgcaggggaagggagagggagagacagcacagAGGCTTAGTAGGGCCAACACAGCCTTTCAACCTTCACCGTGGCCGGGTGAGCACTGGCTGGTGCAGGCCTGGGGGCACCTAGCTTGAGGTCTAAGGACCGCAGACGGTCAGTGGCATGGCTCGAGGCGGGGGCAGGGAGCACACCTTCAACACCCATCCGTGGGCACCGATGATACGTCTGACTGTGCTCCTGGCTTTGGCACATGATCAGTGCCCACAGACCTGGCACCAGCCCATGAGCCCCTGACTTTGATGCCAGTGGGTGCCAAGAACCCATGGGTGACTCTGGGGGCCATCCCGGATACTGGGAAGGGTCAAGGGCAAACTCAGATCATGTCTTGGCCCTGGCACAAAGGGACTGTTGAATTATGGGCAACTGCCCAGGACAGAAGCAAGGTCTCATGTTGGGCTGGGTATGTGTGTGAGGTGGGGTCGTCAGCTGGGGCTCCGGGCGAGAGGAAGCAGTAGGGGCAGCCCCGTGAAGGGAGAGAGACGCCACAGGACCTCACCATGGGGTCCACTCTGGAGCCCCTGCCTCCTGGTCTCTCTCCGGGTCTCTGTACTAGACATGGGTGCCCATGGGGGCTCACTCAGTGACCCCAATGTGTTAGGGATAGAGGAGAGtcgcccctcctgcccccatcaCCCAGCGTCCTGTGGACTGGAGAAGACGTGGGCACAGACAGCCCAGGCTCAGCTATGCCAAGGTCCCCAAGGACCCAGTGTCCTGCGCACGTTCACCCTCCCAGGTCCCAAGGATAGGGAGGGATGGGTGAGGGAGGGGGGCCGGGAGCGGAAGGCCCTGGAAATCAGCTGAAGGCCTGGACCACACCCACCCCCCCGCCAGGGGGCTGCACTTACATAAATCTCAGCACCATAAAAGCCATCCTGATACACGACCCTGGAAGCAAACGGACAAGAGAGTGGTGGGAACGCTGAAGAGGTGGGGTAGGCCGGCTCCGGTGtctgctgaggagggagggggcagggtgccAGCCCTGCCCATGGGACTGGCATTTTAACAAGCGTTTGCTCCAGCGCCCTGTTTTGGTATAACAATAGAGTAACACCCTTGCTGGTCAGCTCCTTTCTCCCACAAAGCCAGGGGCCCCTCGGCCCATGGTGcttaccctccccccaccccagcccaggcagCTGTCCCCCCCCATAGGGGCGGAGGGCACTGGGCCCAGGGTAATGGACCAGGGAGGGCTTAGAGCAGGCCCTCACCCAGCTTAAGGGCCAACCACAATCCCATTAAATCATCCAGCAAGGTGCTGGGGCTCTAAATGTCCCCCAAATGCCAGTGACCCTTGGTGCCCAtggcagggtggggctggggtacGATATGGGGGCAACTGCAGTGGGAAGGTCTGGGGGTTCCCACAGCCCCCCACAGTTCTGGAAAGGCTGCCTAGCCCTTCTGGCTGCCCGaggcctccctccccacaccccctggGCCTTTCTCCATGCCTCCCTCCCCGTGCCTCCCCAGGTACTCACGCTCCGTAAGttgggatggggggcgggggcggcgcaGCCCGAAACGTATTATACACGGCCCGGCCCCGACCCCGTAGGTGCGCGCCCCTATAGGCAACGGCTGTGCCCGTAGTGGGGTAGGGGAACCCCGTCACTGCAGGAAAGGGGGCCAGAGAAGAGGCGGTGAGAgggaaggcccagagagggtgagggCAGGCCCAAGGGCCCGGCCGGGGCGCAACCACACCCGGCCCCGCCCAACCACACCTGCACGACCACGCCTCCCTCCTGGCCACGCCCTCTGGCCACGCCCCCGGCCCTTCACACCCAGAATGAGGGCTCCAGCCTGTACCTGCATAGAATTCAGGCCCGTAGACTGCGCCTACCACGGGATTTAGCTTCCAGCCTAGAAGAGAAGCAAAAAACCCCAATCACCGTCTTCCCCATTCTCTCCCCACCTCACACTATCCTGGGGCCTCCCATGTAAGGCGGGGCCTCTGTAGATGGCTGGCCGGACCGCCTCCCTTTGCAGGCAGGGTGAGCAGAGACCCCGGCCCCTCGGATGCTGCAGCCTCACCGGGTCTGACCTTCTGCTCCCTAAATGCCAGGGACCAAGTCACTCCTGACCCATCTGCCTGGCTGTCCTTGTGATTCATTTCAAAAGGCGGCCCTCCCCAGCCTAGCCGGGGCCCCAGCCCAGCAGCTTGGAGTCTGCAGTCTCCGCCAGAATTAGGAAGGGACATCTGCAGGCCCACAGCCGGGATGAGGAGTCTGGGGGCGCCCCTGCTTCAGCACATGACAGAGCCCAGGCATCGGAAAGCTGTCCCCGGTGGGGGCCTGGCTGCCTTCCAGCAGGGTGGGAGGCTGCCGTGAGGGGCGGGGCTTCTGCCGCAGactcctcccacctcctgccccacagTCGGTCCTGGCGTGGAGCTCTTTCCCCACTGCCCAGTTCTGCCCTGGCCATCCTCAGAGCAGCCAGTGGAACAGCTTGCTGGGGAGGAAAGGGCCTTGGGATTCGAGGTAATAATGACAACATTTCCTGAGCATCTCACCATGTGCCACGGTGTTCTAAAGCCAGCCAATGAGGTGGGTGTCACACCCTCCCGTTTTCCAGATGAGCAAGTGGAGGTCAGGGAGGTGCAGCAGCCTCACAGCCCAGAGCgggcaagtggcagagccagatcCAAACCAAACCCACATTGCTGGCCATTCCCTGGCCCCCAGCTGTCGGCACCCGCCGCCTCTCCCTCTTTGCAGGCGGGCCGGCTCAGGCCGCTGGCTCAGGGCCCTCGGCTTCTGGGCCAGTCTTCCTCTCCCACCAGGGACCCAGGTGCAGGAGTGAAGCCTGCTTCCATCTGAGGCCCCTGGGGATGGACACCAGCTGGCTTTGAGGGGGCTCTGACCCCAGGCGCTAGCTCAGATAGAATGGGCTCAGAATGGTATATTtgactgagcccagccccctggcccccTCAGCGTACCTGGTCTTATGTTTGCAGGATGCCCTGAAGGCCCAGCTCCATACCCCTTTTGACTTTGTGAGGAGGGACAAAAGGGACTGAGCCCACTGGCCAGCTAGCGAGACACCTCTGGAGAGCATGGCCAAGGGCCAGAGCAGGCCATTAGCGTCAGCTCTGTGAGCCTCATTCCCAGATTCTAACATCCCCACTGCTGGGTGGGTGGCCGGAAGGCATTCAGGACAGACCGTCGGCAACCGTGTTCTTCCTAGGGGCCCATTCTCCACTTTCCATGAGACTGTGGtcaccttccctccccttccaccATCACCTGACCAGCGTGGCTCTGTCTGAACGTTAATGCTGAGACTCTGGAACCTTCTCTGAATCCCAGATCAGGAGGGAAGAAATGTTTCATCTCCTAAAAAGAACTCCAGTCCCAAGAACATAGTTTTCTTAGTAAAAACCCATGACGGAGCAGTGTCCTAGAGCAATGACCCGagcccccctcccctgggccccaaCCCAGTGGCTTTTCTGAGTCCATTCTTCGAGGTGGGACTTCTCTTGAGATGGTCCTGGCACATCCACCTGCCGATTCTGGAATCCTGGGAGTCTTTATCTGTCACTCTGGCTTCCTGGCCTCTACCCGTTGCTGCCAGTCCCATTTCACTGTGTGGGACCCCAGATGACAGAGGCAGCTGGAGACCCTCCTGGGAgtctcctttgtttcttctgtAAATAGTCTTAACACCTGGTCAAACCTGGTGAGCTTGACGGTGGACACTTCTGTTCCTCTTCCCCCCGCAACCAATGAACTTCTGAGTGCTCTGGAGTGTTCTAGAGGCTTCAAGCCACACTCCCAGGCCACCACAGCCCACATGCTGCACTTCACTGTCAGCCCATAGAGAACCTGGGGCCAGCCCACTGTGGCCCTTGTCCTTCTTTCTCAGGCCAGTGAGGACGCTTCAGTGAGACTGTTGCTGTGAGCCCCCGGCTGATCCTTGTGCAAGCAGTGCTGGTTCCGTGCCCATCCTGGGCCAGGAATGCAGTGGTTCAGGCGTGGACTCCGTTCTGAATTCCATGCTTCCTGGCGTTCTCAGGCCTGGCCAGACAGTAGGGGGTGTGGCTCTTGGGTGAAGTGGGCATCTGGCTCCTGATGATCGTCCTGACTCTCTAAACACGTCTGTCTACCACTTTGCCTTCCAGTGCCAAGCACTCAACGGGAGTTCAGGACACTGGCAAAGTCAGGCACCCTCAGATTTTTAGGAAAACTTTGAGCTTTTATAGTCCTCAGGAAAGCAGGATGGGAGGCATAATAATCCAGCCTAAATGTGGCTCAGCCAGACGCCTGTCCTGCTCCAGGAGGGCACAGGGGGAGGCCCTGCTGGTGGGTCCCGTGGCAGATCCCCCCCAGTGTCCTGCCCCTTGCTGGCCTGTCACCTGAGTCCCTGTGTGGCCAATCACACAAGGACAGGAAGGCTGGGGGGTGAGAAGCCAAGCCCCCCCCCCGCAGGGAGACTTATCCTGACCGTGAGCAGGGCTGCCATTCCCTGTACGGGGATGAACTCAAACAGGCCCCAGGGAGTTGCTGGCTACACGCAAACCCCTCCGCGTTGCCGGGGGGAGTCAAGACACGCAGCTGAGGGCCACCCCTCCACTCAGCCTCTGGGGTTCTGTCTTCAAGGAGGACTGGCTTCTGCTTGGGTCCGGCACGTGCATGTGAGACCACTCAGTTGAAGCGCATTATGGATGGCAAGGCTCCCGTGGGGGCCTCAACCTTCCAGTGTCTCCAAGGTGGGTGGGGAACTATCCTAATCATCGTCACTTTCACTAAATATTGAGTACCTCTAGCCCAGGCGCTCCCTGACTGCTTAGAAACTAAGTAGTAATCCAGGAAGTGGCCACACCCACTGTGCCCGAAGCCTGTCCACGTGGTTTCTGGGTGCCCTGTGTGCTTGGGAAGGCCCAGGCGTCTTGCCAACCgtgtgggtggggtgggcggCCCCAGCCCTCCTGCTGACCCGGCAGAGCTGGGACATGAGGGGGCACTTGGCATCCAGGGCGGTGGGCCTCCAGCCGCCGAGGCTCCTCCAGGGCCCGTGTCCAGGCCGACCACCCCGTGGCCTCCCCGTGGCCTCCCCGTGGCGCCTTACCGTTAGTGTAGGGGTTCGCAGTCTTCTTGTTGGTCATGACTCGGGCTGTGGCATTATTGACCTACccggagagaaggagggagaaggtgagggtgAGGGGAGTGTTAGCCTCCTTGCAGGCGTCTGGCCACCCCGGTCCTGCTCTGTACTGTTCCTGCATGGCCACacggagggggctgggggctgggaggaaggccCAGGACAGCCTCTGCTGCCCGCCTggccccccaccctggcctgccctcctcccaggccGCCCCTCTCCACTGTGCTGCCCCTGCAACTCCAGGGAGCCTTGGCCACCACGGCTCCCAGCCCTCGGCTCAGGCACCATGTCCGGCCCGCTGGTTCTTGCCCTTCACGTGCTGCTCCCACAAACCAAGCCCCAGTCTTTCTCTGGCAACCCCAGGCCACTGGAGAAGCTAGCTGGTGGACTCTCCACAAAGTGCTCTCAGCCCAACTGACAGACTGGCCCCCAAGACATTCTGTGCCCTTGTTGGCTGCTGAGGCCTTCCCAGTCACGGGCACCCCTCTCATGGGGGTAGCACGCCATTCCCGAGGCCAGCAGAGAGTTCCTGATGGGACCCCTCGGGAGCAAGGCCGATGGGAGAGGGGGCGGGCGGGTCCTATCTCAGACATCTAAGACCCTCCCCCTGGAGGGCCAGGCTGGGGTGTAGAAAGGCAGGGGGGAAGGCCTGTGTGGTAGGAAGTAGAGAACAGGGCAGGTGGTGGAACCCAAGAAAGGAGTCGGGGCCATTCTGCTTCTACCACATGCAGTGTGAACCCCTGGACCTCGGGCTGCATCCTCAGGTGCCCACTGGGCATGAACCACTGGCCGAGGTCAGGGCCTCCAGGACCCCTTCTGCTTCTGGAAGCCCTCCCCCCAGGCCTTTCCACTTCTCTTCCTGTGGACTCTGTACTGCtgctgaccccctcccctctctggccaCCCCTCACTGCCCTGCTTGCCCAGGAGCCCAGCTCCCAGACACCTAGAGCcaagcactggggtgggggggatgggcagccCACCCGAAAAGGGGCAAGGGGGGTTGAGGGGGGGCCCTGacctcctctctctgctgctcctcaGGGCTAGGTCCCTTCCTggcagctggggagaggaggacagGGGGCGGCTGCCGCTCCCTGGTGGGAGGGGTCCAGGGGATTAACAGCACCTCCCAGCTGGGGGACAGACTGAGCTGGCTGTGGTCCTTGGAGCTGCCAAGCCTCAAACGCATGATTTTTGGGGCTCCTCCCAGGGTCTGGCTGATTCCCACAGTTGGGGGGCCTCCTccagaaagcagagggagggggcccTTGGGTGGGCCCAGGAGGGGTGGCAGGAGATGGGCTGGGCTCCGGCCTTGgctgggccctgccctccccgccctgccGCCCTGCTGCGGGGACCCTGGCCCGGCTCTCCGCAGGgtggctgaggggtgggggagggggacctgGGCGACAGTGGCGGTTCTCAAGGGCACGCCCTGCGCAGCACACTTATCTGAGCACCTCAATTTTCCGTCCCTCTACGATCGTCCCATTCAGCTTCTCCCGGGCTCGGTCAGCATCTGAGCTAGTTTCAAAAGTTACAAACCCAAAACCCTGTGAGCGGAGAAGGACAGACAcggagagagaggatgagaggaaagTAAGCTTAGGAGGAGTTGGGGTGGGCGAGAgcgagggtggggggggggagaagggtggggggagagagagagagagagagagagagggactgagTCAGGTGAGTTGAAGGAGAGGTCGGCAGCCCAGAGGCCTGCCCTGGTGCCGCCAGCAGGATGCCCAGGAAGGGTAGGGCCCCAGGCGGGGGCAGCTGCTGGCCTGGCCCGAGCCCGGCCTGAGCTGACCGCCTGGCACCTCCCAGAGGACAGGCCAAAGCTCCAAGAGAGATGCTAAGCCGGCCAGGGGCCAGGACAGTCACCCTGATGCCCCCTGGGGGGCAAGGGGGGTCGGGGGGGTCCGGACCTCCTGGGGAcagccccaccccccttccccccaggagCCTGCATGGGGGTCTTCCCttgcctgagcagggagcagggctggggtctGCCGGGCCCCCTCCCGTGCCCACCCTGCAGCCGCGCCCCCGAGCCTCGGGCCGGCTCTCGGGCAGGCCAGCGGGGGGGCGCCCCCGGAGGAGCGATCGGCGGGTGGGGCCCCGGGCCGGGCGCAGACAGAGGTCCCGGCAGCTCGGAGAGAACGGAGCGGAGCGGCTGCAGCACCAACACAGacggcaggggcggggcgggagggcgGAGGAGCGGGGAATACAAGCACCCGTGTAGCTCAGGGGTCCTCGGGCGCGGAGCTCTCCAGGAAGGAAACGCACATTTCACACGTTAGCCTGGCGGGACCTACGGCCGGCGCTGTAATGGTGGCAGCCTCTGGGCGGCACCCACCTTGGAGCCCCGCTCGTTAAAAATGATCTCCACGTCTAAAATTTTTCCGAATTGCTGCAAAGACAGAGAGGGGGGTGCGGAGACAGGAGAGGGTGGGTTAGGAGTGCCGGCCGCGGCAGGCCTGCTTCCCAGGAGACCCTCACCTGCTGCCCGGTCCCGCCCAGCCCCCcacagggaagaggaggggctCTTGGTGTAGCAGGGTCTGGGCACAGGAGACCCCTCCCCACGTCCTCATGGAGAGGGCTTTCCCTGCCTAAGGGCCAAGTGGGGGCTGAGAACCGGGGAAGGGGCAGCCTCCCCCAgagtccctctcctctccctgcctggaCTCTGCCCCAAGTTACTGAGGGTCACCTCTAATTCACCCTAAAGGGTAAAGGCCTACGGAAAGGCTCTTCCCAAACGGTAAggttgggaggggggcaggagccCCTGGGAGAGACGAAGTGCTGTGGAGGGACCCCATACTGCCGGCAGCCTGGGCTATGTGGGGCTGGGCTGTGTGGGGTGCGGAACAGCACTGACCCCAACCCCCCCTACCTATCTGGGACGTGCTGGCCAGCAGGCCCAGATGCTGTGCCTcgccccttcctgccccatcaCTGGCCCAGGACCCCCAGGGCAGCCCCGGCTCTCTCACTGTCACAGGAGACCATGGACCTGTGAAACCAAATCCCCGCAACCGGGTCCCCAGCGGCCTGTCCTGAGGCCTCCAGTGTGTGTAACTGATGGGTGTCCCCtgcatcccacaaccctgggagcTGTCAAAGGGGCAGTGACAGGACACGGAGCAAGACAGCAATGCAATCCCAACTCTGAGGAAGGCTGAAACAGGGAGGACGGTGCCCGGGTGTGGGGACGGGTGAGCCGATGCCCGGGTGTGGGGACGGGTGAGCCGACGCCCCGGTGTGGGGACGGGTAAGCTGACGCCCGGGTGTGGGGACGGGTGAGTTGATGCCCTGATTGTGGGGACGGGGTGAGCTAACATCCCAGTATGCAGACAGGTGAGCTGACGCCCTGGTGTGGGGACGGGTGAGCTGACATCCCAGTGTGCAGACAGGTGAGCTGACGCCCCGGTGTGGGGACGGGGTGAGCTGATGCCTGGTGTGGGGACGGGGTGAGCTGACATCCCAGTGTGCAGACAGGTGAGCTGATGCTCCGGTGTGGGGACAGGTGACCTGACACCCCGGGTGTGGGGACGGGTGACCTGACATCCCAGTATGCAGACAGGTGAGCTGACGCCCTGGTGTGNNNNNNNNNNGACCTGACATCCCAGTATGCAGACAGGTGAGCTGACGCCCTGGTGTGGGGACGGGTGAGCTGACATCCCAGTGTGCAGACAGGTGAGCTGATGCTCCAGTGTGGTGATGGGTGACCTGACATCCCAGTATGCAGACAGGTGAGCTGACGCCCTGGTGTGGGGACGGGTGAGCTGATGCCCCGGTGTGGGGACGGGTGAGCTGACATCCCAGTATGCAGACAGGTGAGCTGACGCCCTGGTGTGGGGACAGGGTGAGCCAATGCCTGGTGTGGGGACGGGCGAGCTGATGCCAGTTGGTGCCTGTTGCATAGGGACAAGTGATGGGATACGGACTGAGGGTCCTGGTCTGGGTGAGCTCTGTAAGGCGGCTTTCAGCGGGGCCCCAGGCTCGAAGAGGTCGGCAGCAGCCTGGCCCAGGCCAAGAGGAGCTGAATCCTGATGATTCCAAATCCCATCAGCCCCTCACTGTGTCTAAGCCCCACGTGCAATGGGCCCTGGCCTCCAAGAAGGGGGGTGGCTATTTGGGGCGAGGTGTGGGCGCTGAGGCCATCCGAGGCCACCCTCAGGGCACCTCCCCTTTGATGGATCCCATCTGGGCGGTGGGTGGCGTGAAGGCAGGGCTGGGTTCAGGGGCCAGAGACTGCCTAGCTTgtggcaggggtgagggtgggcaCCGTGCCGGCCGCGGGGAAGAGGGTTCGGGGTGCGGGAAAAAATACGGACTAGGCACACGAGGCCTCCATGGCTTCTCTGTTCTCGGACGAACGGCCTGactgccgccccctcccccttcccccccatgGGGTTCGGCCCCCAGCACCTAGTGGGCCTCAGCCCCTGCGTGCTGCTCAGGTCAAGCGGCAGGAAAGTAGCCACAGGATGGAAGGCCTGCCCTGCAGGTTCTCATGGCCTCACGGCAGCTGGCCGAAATCCTAAAGCACAAAATCTAGGAACCGACCCGGAGAATCCAGGGAGCCAATCAGCCCGGGCCGGCTTCCCACGGTTGGAGCACTTGCCCAGAGCCCCACGgacacaggcacagagaggcGGAGTGCTCAGCCCTCAGCACGCAGGAGCGGCAGGGGGCTGAGCTACCCCTCCAGCTGGCCTCTGAGGGCCCACGGGGTCCGGCACAGGCCTCAGCCCCACGGGGACCCTAAGAAGCCCTGAGCACAGGTGGGGCGGTGTGGGGGGCGGATTTCTGGCTGCCTATCCCGCGGGCTCGGGTCAGAGCAGCGCTGGCTGCAGGAGGCAGTGGGATCCCGGGGCCGtggagcaggggtgggtggggtgggggccgggaTGGAGGGGCCGCACACACTCACCCCGAACATTTGCCGCAGGTCGGGGTCCCTGAACCGGAAGGGGATGTTGGAGACGTGTAGCCGCTTGGGCTGCTGCTTCTCTGTGGGGTCGGAGGGGTGCAGTGGCTGGCTGTCCGTCTGTGCCGCCTCGTCTGTCTGCTGTGGGCAGAGCACCGGGCTGTGAGGTGCCCCTCAGCTCCCACCCGCAGGAGGGAGGCCAGCTCCCCCAATGCCCTGGGCCTCCCCATCCTGGGGCTGGATCGGGGTGGGGGTCTGGGTGGGCGATTCTCCCTAAGTACAGCCTCGCAACCTCGCGAGCCTCCCCCCGGCAGGCCTCTGCACGGGCTGCGCCGGCTGCCACCGCGGGGCACGGCCTCCAGGGCCGGGGGTGTCTCCACTCCCCCGGCTCGGCCCTGTCCCCAGAGGTCTGACCTGAACGGTCCCTCAGCTCCACCGCCGACTATGATGATCGTCAAAGTCCCAGGTTTGCCCTTTGCCGGACACGGTCTAAGTGCTGAGAGCACGGGGACGCACGAGGCAAGGACCTCTGAGCGCACAGGCCCCT
Proteins encoded in this region:
- the RBFOX3 gene encoding RNA binding protein fox-1 homolog 3 isoform X1 — protein: MAQPYPPAQYPPPPQNGIPAEYAPPPPHPTQDYSGQTPVPPEHGLTLYTPAQTHPEQPGTEASTQPIAGAQTVPQTDEAAQTDSQPLHPSDPTEKQQPKRLHVSNIPFRFRDPDLRQMFGQFGKILDVEIIFNERGSKGFGFVTFETSSDADRAREKLNGTIVEGRKIEVNNATARVMTNKKTANPYTNGWKLNPVVGAVYGPEFYAVTGFPYPTTGTAVAYRGAHLRGRGRAVYNTFRAAPPPPPIPTYGAALEQTLVKMPVPWAGLAPCPLPPQQTPEPAYPTSSAFPPLSCPFASRVVYQDGFYGAEIYGGYAAYRYAQPAAAAAAYSDSYGRVYAAADPYHHTIGPAATYSIGTMASLCRGGYSRFTPY
- the RBFOX3 gene encoding RNA binding protein fox-1 homolog 3 isoform X2, giving the protein MAQPYPPAQYPPPPQNGIPAEYAPPPPHPTQDYSGQTPVPPEHGLTLYTPAQTHPEQPGTEASTQPIAGAQTVPTDEAAQTDSQPLHPSDPTEKQQPKRLHVSNIPFRFRDPDLRQMFGQFGKILDVEIIFNERGSKGFGFVTFETSSDADRAREKLNGTIVEGRKIEVNNATARVMTNKKTANPYTNGWKLNPVVGAVYGPEFYAVTGFPYPTTGTAVAYRGAHLRGRGRAVYNTFRAAPPPPPIPTYGAALEQTLVKMPVPWAGLAPCPLPPQQTPEPAYPTSSAFPPLSCPFASRVVYQDGFYGAEIYGGYAAYRYAQPAAAAAAYSDSYGRVYAAADPYHHTIGPAATYSIGTMASLCRGGYSRFTPY
- the RBFOX3 gene encoding RNA binding protein fox-1 homolog 3 isoform X5, which gives rise to MAQPYPPAQYPPPPQNGIPAEYAPPPPHPTQDYSGQTPVPPEHGLTLYTPAQTHPEQPGTEASTQPIAGAQTQTDEAAQTDSQPLHPSDPTEKQQPKRLHVSNIPFRFRDPDLRQMFGQFGKILDVEIIFNERGSKGFGFVTFETSSDADRAREKLNGTIVEGRKIEVNNATARVMTNKKTANPYTNGWKLNPVVGAVYGPEFYAGTGWSPHSGCEGPGAWPAASSLAPFPAVTGFPYPTTGTAVAYRGAHLRGRGRAVYNTFRAAPPPPPIPTYGAVVYQDGFYGAEILQGGYAAYRYAQPAAAAAAYSDSYGRVYAAADPYHHTIGPAATYSIGTMASLCRGGYSRFTPY
- the RBFOX3 gene encoding RNA binding protein fox-1 homolog 3 isoform X3, which produces MAQPYPPAQYPPPPQNGIPAEYAPPPPHPTQDYSGQTPVPPEHGLTLYTPAQTHPEQPGTEASTQPIAGAQTVPQTDEAAQTDSQPLHPSDPTEKQQPKRLHVSNIPFRFRDPDLRQMFGQFGKILDVEIIFNERGSKGFGFVTFETSSDADRAREKLNGTIVEGRKIEVNNATARVMTNKKTANPYTNGWKLNPVVGAVYGPEFYAVTGFPYPTTGTAVAYRGAHLRGRGRAVYNTFRAAPPPPPIPTYGAVVYQDGFYGAEIYGGYAAYRYAQPAAAAAAYSDSYGRVYAAADPYHHTIGPAATYSIGTMASLCRGGYSRFTPY
- the RBFOX3 gene encoding RNA binding protein fox-1 homolog 3 isoform X4 — encoded protein: MAQPYPPAQYPPPPQNGIPAEYAPPPPHPTQDYSGQTPVPPEHGLTLYTPAQTHPEQPGTEASTQPIAGAQTVPTDEAAQTDSQPLHPSDPTEKQQPKRLHVSNIPFRFRDPDLRQMFGQFGKILDVEIIFNERGSKGFGFVTFETSSDADRAREKLNGTIVEGRKIEVNNATARVMTNKKTANPYTNGWKLNPVVGAVYGPEFYAVTGFPYPTTGTAVAYRGAHLRGRGRAVYNTFRAAPPPPPIPTYGAVVYQDGFYGAEIYGGYAAYRYAQPAAAAAAYSDSYGRVYAAADPYHHTIGPAATYSIGTMASLCRGGYSRFTPY